The proteins below are encoded in one region of Polypterus senegalus isolate Bchr_013 chromosome 2, ASM1683550v1, whole genome shotgun sequence:
- the LOC120524575 gene encoding olfactory receptor 52H1-like, whose translation MPTTSTNLSVSHFNYSIAIFHTHLHGPMYVMLCNLIMCDLFGSTAVMPRLMADFFVDVKVISFAACIIQAFFIHMYYLAGQLVLAAMALDRYVAICNPLRYNTIMTPRMVVKLCSIAWAGAFIMVVILLSTTINLKKCKSLVVHAYCFNGALFVLACGDYTANNIYGLFITYFPSTLSISAIVFTYTKILIACFFKAQANAKSKALQTCASHLTVYVIFETTLLFSIMALRFPNINPTLTKIFGTVMITVPPCLNPLIYGINTKEIRNTVLKHLKKKITSS comes from the exons ATGCCAACTACCAGTACCAATCTCTCTGTGTCTCATTTCAACTATAGCATTGCGA TTTTTCATACGCATTTGCATGGACCAATGTACGTAATGTTATGTAACCTAATTATGTGTGACTTATTCGGCAGCACCGCAGTAATGCCGAGACTAATGGCTGACTTTTTTGTGGATGTGAAGGTTATCTCTTTTGCAGCATGTATTATACAAGCTTTCTTCATTCACATGTACTACCTCGCGGGGCAGCTGGTATTGGCAGCAATGGCGTTAGACAGATATGTGGCGATTTGTAATCCTCTCCGCTACAATACAATCATGACCCCACGGATGGTAGTGAAACTCTGCTCGATTGCCTGGGCTGGCGCCTTTATTATGGTCGTAATTCTTTTGTCAACTACGATTaaccttaaaaaatgtaaatcattaGTTGTGCACGCGTATTGTTTCAACGGAGCATTGTTTGTATTGGCTTGCGGAGATTATACGGCAAATaatatttatggattatttataacGTATTTCCCATCAACTTTGTCCATATCGGCAATTGTTTTCACCTACACTAAAATTCTAATAGCCTGTTTTTTTAAAGCGCAAGCCAACGCTAAAAGTAAAGCTCTTCAGACCTGCGCATCACATTTAACTGTTTATGTCATATTTGAAACCACCCTTTTATTCTCCATAATGGCTTTGCGTTTTCCAAATATCAATCCTACTTTAACAAAGATATTTGGGACAGTCATGATTACCGTTCCGCCTTGTCTGAATCCCCTGATTTATGGAATAAACACTAAGGAAATTCGAAATACTGttctgaaacatttaaaaaagaaaataacgtcTAGTTAG